A genomic stretch from Eubacterium sulci ATCC 35585 includes:
- a CDS encoding NrdR family transcriptional regulator gives MRCPFCDNEDTKVIDSRPIDDGKAIRRRRECEKCVKRFTTYEKVETTIIMIIKKDGSRQAFDRDKLMNGIIKACEKRPVALADIERVVDSIERGLNNMMEKEVKSTFLGELVMEQLKDLDEVAYVRFASVYRSFKDVNTFIKEIEALVGKKNK, from the coding sequence ATGAGATGTCCATTTTGTGATAATGAAGATACAAAGGTAATTGATTCTAGGCCAATCGACGACGGTAAGGCGATTAGACGTAGAAGAGAATGCGAAAAGTGCGTAAAGCGCTTTACGACTTACGAGAAGGTTGAGACGACCATAATAATGATTATTAAGAAGGATGGTAGTCGCCAGGCCTTTGATAGAGACAAACTAATGAATGGCATTATAAAGGCATGTGAGAAGAGACCAGTTGCACTAGCTGATATTGAGCGCGTTGTCGACAGTATAGAGCGTGGCCTTAACAACATGATGGAAAAAGAAGTTAAGAGTACCTTCCTTGGCGAGCTTGTCATGGAACAGCTTAAGGACCTTGATGAGGTTGCATATGTTAGATTTGCATCAGTATATAGATCTTTTAAGGATGTGAATACCTTCATCAAAGAAATCGAGGCCCTTGTGGGAAAGAAGAACAAATAG
- a CDS encoding ribonuclease (protein from Staphylococcus aureus has phosphodiesterase activity against 2'-3'-cAMP and 2'-3'-cGMP) — MTPTAVILIVVVGAVTLIAGLLIGYIYRKSVGEKIIGNAEQVAQNLILDAEKKSETIEKEITLEAKEEAHRVRNDVEKEVRERRNELTRSERRIAQKEETVDRKLSSIERKEEDLAKKQIEISKQKEELDSFLEKRIVELERISGLTAEEAKQLLLTEIEKDVRHDASLMIKDIEMKAKEEADIKAKDIIVGAIQRCAADQVAESTVSVVQLPNDEMKGRIIGREGRNIRAIETQTGVDLIIDDTPEAVIVSCFDPVRREIARLALEKLITDGRIHPARIEEMVNKATKEVNSIIKSEGERATFEVGIHNLHPELVKLLGRLRYRTSYGQNVLNHSIQVAHLAGLMAGELGLNVKLAKRAGLLHDIGKALDHEFEGTHVDIGITVLKKYKETDAVINGMAAHHGDYEPQSAEAVLIAAADALSAARPGARRETLDVYIKRLETLENIANTTPGVEKSFAIQAGREIRIIANPNEIGDDSIALLAREISKKIESELEYPGQIKVNVVRETRAIDYAK; from the coding sequence ATGACTCCGACAGCCGTGATTTTAATTGTTGTAGTTGGTGCAGTTACCCTTATTGCGGGACTGTTAATCGGATATATTTACAGAAAAAGCGTTGGCGAAAAGATAATTGGAAACGCAGAACAGGTTGCACAGAATTTGATTCTAGATGCAGAGAAAAAATCCGAAACAATTGAGAAGGAAATTACGTTAGAAGCCAAAGAGGAAGCGCATCGTGTAAGAAACGATGTAGAAAAGGAAGTAAGAGAAAGAAGAAATGAGCTTACACGTTCAGAAAGACGAATAGCTCAGAAGGAAGAGACGGTAGATCGCAAGCTTAGCAGCATAGAGAGGAAAGAAGAAGATCTAGCGAAAAAGCAAATCGAGATATCGAAGCAAAAGGAAGAGCTAGACTCATTCCTTGAGAAGAGAATTGTTGAACTTGAGAGAATTTCAGGATTGACAGCCGAAGAGGCGAAGCAGCTATTGTTAACCGAGATAGAAAAGGACGTAAGACACGACGCATCTTTGATGATTAAAGACATCGAGATGAAGGCTAAGGAAGAAGCTGACATTAAGGCTAAAGATATCATAGTCGGCGCTATTCAAAGATGTGCAGCTGATCAGGTTGCAGAATCTACAGTATCTGTTGTCCAGCTACCTAACGATGAGATGAAGGGTAGAATTATTGGTAGAGAAGGAAGAAATATCAGAGCGATAGAGACTCAGACAGGTGTTGATCTAATCATTGACGATACACCAGAGGCCGTAATCGTCTCATGTTTTGACCCAGTGAGAAGAGAGATCGCAAGACTTGCGCTTGAGAAGCTAATCACTGACGGAAGAATCCATCCAGCTCGTATAGAGGAGATGGTAAACAAGGCAACTAAGGAAGTAAACAGCATAATTAAATCTGAAGGTGAGAGAGCTACTTTTGAGGTCGGTATACACAACCTTCATCCAGAGCTTGTAAAGCTTCTAGGACGTTTGAGATATAGAACATCATACGGACAGAACGTACTAAACCATTCAATTCAGGTTGCACACCTTGCAGGACTTATGGCTGGTGAGCTAGGACTAAATGTTAAGCTTGCAAAAAGAGCTGGTCTGCTTCACGACATAGGTAAGGCTTTAGACCATGAGTTTGAGGGTACACACGTAGATATCGGTATAACTGTACTTAAGAAGTACAAGGAGACTGATGCTGTTATCAACGGTATGGCTGCTCACCATGGTGATTATGAGCCACAGTCAGCAGAAGCAGTTTTGATAGCTGCAGCTGATGCTCTTTCAGCAGCTAGACCTGGTGCTCGTAGAGAAACTCTAGATGTATATATCAAGAGACTTGAGACACTTGAGAATATAGCAAATACAACTCCTGGAGTTGAGAAGTCATTTGCAATTCAGGCAGGAAGAGAAATTCGTATCATTGCAAATCCTAATGAGATAGGTGATGACAGCATCGCACTACTCGCAAGAGAAATCTCCAAGAAGATTGAATCTGAACTAGAATATCCAGGACAGATTAAGGTAAACGTTGTGAGAGAGACTCGTGCAATAGATTACGCAAAATAA
- a CDS encoding 50S ribosomal protein L20, whose product MARVKKGVTAHRRHKKILKLAKGYYGSKSKTFRAANPAVMRALRSAYVGRKLKKRQYRQMWIARINAAARQNDLSYSRLMDGLKKSGIEINRKMLSEMAIYDAAAFTQLCETAKKACAK is encoded by the coding sequence ATGGCAAGAGTAAAAAAGGGTGTAACTGCACACCGCAGACATAAAAAAATCTTAAAGTTAGCTAAGGGATATTACGGTTCCAAGAGCAAGACATTTAGAGCAGCCAATCCTGCTGTAATGAGAGCTCTTAGATCTGCATATGTTGGTAGAAAGCTAAAGAAGAGACAGTATCGTCAGATGTGGATTGCAAGAATCAATGCAGCTGCTAGACAGAACGATCTTTCATACAGCCGTTTGATGGATGGTCTCAAGAAGAGCGGAATCGAAATCAATCGTAAGATGCTATCAGAGATGGCTATTTATGATGCAGCAGCATTCACACAGCTATGTGAAACAGCAAAGAAAGCTTGCGCAAAATAA
- a CDS encoding cytidylate kinase, translated as MLKRIAIDGPGGAGKSTLAKILASEYGIDYVDTGAMYRAVGYKMIRSGIGCDDEARLNEMLDKTSIDFRNSHIYLDGEDVSNFIRTPEVSMMASDCSKIGSVRSKLVAIQKEMGRSKSLVMDGRDICTNVMPDAEFKFFITASAEERANRRYKELIEKGEEVSFDKVLSDINQRDYNDMNRELNPLRAAEDALVLDTTGMNIDEVIACLKSYIDGK; from the coding sequence ATGCTGAAGAGGATAGCTATAGATGGTCCTGGTGGCGCTGGCAAAAGCACACTAGCGAAGATTTTAGCAAGTGAATATGGGATCGATTATGTAGATACTGGCGCTATGTATAGAGCGGTTGGATATAAGATGATCAGAAGTGGCATAGGCTGTGATGACGAGGCTAGGCTTAATGAGATGCTTGATAAGACTAGTATTGACTTTAGAAACTCGCATATATACCTAGATGGAGAAGATGTTAGCAACTTTATTAGAACTCCAGAGGTTTCAATGATGGCATCTGACTGCTCCAAGATTGGAAGCGTAAGAAGTAAGCTCGTTGCAATCCAAAAGGAGATGGGCAGAAGCAAGAGCCTTGTAATGGACGGTAGAGATATATGTACTAACGTTATGCCAGATGCTGAGTTCAAGTTCTTTATAACTGCATCTGCAGAGGAAAGGGCAAATCGCAGATACAAGGAGCTTATAGAAAAGGGCGAGGAAGTGAGCTTTGATAAAGTCTTAAGCGATATCAATCAAAGGGACTATAACGATATGAACAGAGAACTAAATCCCCTAAGAGCGGCTGAAGATGCGCTTGTGTTAGATACTACAGGAATGAACATAGACGAGGTTATCGCTTGCCTTAAGTCATATATAGACGGTAAATAG
- a CDS encoding sortase — protein MKKVKKIIPNILVALILITGIGFLAYPTISDLLNELHSSKAIASYVERSKDMSKEEKERLLTEAKEYNQSLVHRNNRYSLSKDELSRYEQIMDVTDTGIMGYIEIPKINVYMPIYHNVDEGTLQIAVGHIPGSSVPVGGESTHSLLSGHTGLPSAKLFTNIDQLKVGDMFFIHVFDEVLAYRVDQINTVLPDEVEKLDIEEGKDYVTLITCTPYGVNSHRLLIRGERTQYNKPTKNIEEVINHTWLKFVAIIAAGVGLILIIILVYLIKRRKKKEIK, from the coding sequence ATGAAAAAAGTAAAAAAAATCATACCAAATATATTGGTGGCTTTAATACTGATAACGGGAATAGGTTTTTTAGCCTACCCGACAATCAGCGATTTACTTAACGAACTGCACTCTTCAAAAGCAATAGCAAGCTATGTGGAAAGATCCAAGGACATGTCCAAGGAGGAGAAGGAGAGGCTCTTAACAGAAGCAAAGGAATACAATCAGAGCTTGGTTCATAGAAACAACAGGTATTCATTGAGCAAGGATGAGTTAAGCAGATACGAACAGATTATGGACGTGACAGACACCGGCATAATGGGATACATAGAGATTCCAAAGATAAATGTGTATATGCCTATTTATCACAATGTCGATGAGGGCACACTGCAAATTGCAGTAGGTCATATACCGGGATCATCGGTTCCAGTAGGTGGCGAAAGTACTCACAGTCTTTTGTCAGGTCATACAGGTCTGCCATCTGCGAAGCTATTCACAAACATAGATCAGCTAAAGGTCGGAGATATGTTTTTCATACATGTATTTGACGAAGTGCTGGCCTATAGAGTCGACCAGATCAACACAGTTCTACCAGATGAGGTAGAAAAGCTAGATATTGAAGAAGGTAAGGACTATGTGACTTTGATTACATGCACGCCTTATGGGGTTAATTCCCACAGACTTCTAATCCGTGGAGAGCGCACGCAGTACAACAAGCCAACAAAGAATATAGAAGAAGTTATAAACCACACATGGCTAAAATTCGTAGCAATTATAGCTGCTGGTGTAGGACTAATTCTAATCATAATATTGGTATACCTAATAAAGCGAAGAAAAAAGAAGGAAATTAAATGA
- the rpmI gene encoding 50S ribosomal protein L35 → MAKNKMKSHRGACKRLKLTGSGKIKRNKAFKAHKLTKKTAKRKRGLRKATLASSADLKRMLRSMAK, encoded by the coding sequence ATGGCAAAGAATAAGATGAAGTCTCACAGAGGAGCATGCAAGAGACTTAAACTTACAGGAAGCGGCAAGATAAAGAGAAATAAGGCATTTAAGGCGCACAAGCTTACAAAGAAGACAGCTAAGAGAAAGAGAGGCCTTCGTAAGGCTACTTTGGCATCAAGCGCTGATCTTAAGAGAATGCTAAGATCAATGGCTAAATAA
- a CDS encoding phosphopantothenoylcysteine decarboxylase yields the protein MFENKSIIIGVSGGIAAYKTAYLVSALSKTKADVNVIMTENACEFISPLVFETLTGNKCYVDTFDRNFKFDVEHISLAKKADIFMIAPATANVIAKIANGIADDMLTTTFLASKCKKIVSPAMNTAMFENQITQDNIAKLKKYGIGVVEPQNGLLACGDTGAGKMPEPDFLFDVIEREIAREKDMLGKKVLVTAGATMESLDPVRFLTNHSSGKMGFAIAKEAMLRGAEVTVVKANTTAEIPNFVKIVEVSSAKDMFDAVTALSDQQDIIVKAAAVADYTPESYVDSKIKKKDGELSIPLKRTKDILKYLGENKKEGQFLCGFSMETDNMLENSKAKLSKKNADMIVANNLKDAGSGFKTDTNAVTLITRNGHRSLELKSKAEVAKEIFDEILGLI from the coding sequence ATGTTTGAAAATAAGTCGATAATTATAGGAGTAAGCGGTGGAATTGCAGCGTATAAAACTGCATATCTAGTAAGTGCTTTGTCAAAGACAAAAGCAGATGTAAACGTAATAATGACTGAGAATGCATGTGAGTTTATTAGCCCGCTTGTCTTTGAGACGCTAACGGGAAATAAATGCTATGTGGATACTTTTGATAGGAATTTCAAATTTGATGTAGAGCATATATCGCTTGCGAAAAAGGCTGACATCTTTATGATTGCGCCTGCAACGGCAAATGTAATCGCCAAGATTGCAAACGGAATAGCAGATGATATGCTAACGACAACTTTCCTAGCATCAAAGTGCAAGAAGATAGTTTCGCCTGCCATGAACACTGCTATGTTTGAAAACCAGATAACGCAGGACAATATCGCTAAACTTAAGAAGTATGGAATTGGTGTAGTAGAGCCACAGAACGGTCTTTTGGCATGTGGAGATACGGGCGCCGGAAAGATGCCTGAGCCAGATTTTCTCTTTGATGTAATAGAAAGAGAAATAGCAAGGGAAAAGGACATGCTAGGCAAGAAGGTTCTCGTTACTGCAGGTGCTACGATGGAGTCGTTAGATCCAGTTAGGTTCCTAACAAATCACAGCAGTGGCAAGATGGGTTTTGCTATAGCAAAGGAAGCCATGCTAAGAGGAGCTGAAGTTACAGTTGTAAAGGCGAATACGACAGCAGAAATTCCAAACTTCGTAAAAATAGTTGAAGTCTCTTCAGCTAAAGATATGTTTGATGCAGTAACTGCTTTGTCAGATCAGCAGGATATAATTGTAAAGGCCGCAGCAGTAGCCGACTATACACCAGAAAGCTATGTGGACAGCAAGATTAAGAAAAAGGACGGAGAGCTATCTATACCTCTCAAGAGAACAAAGGATATTCTTAAGTATCTTGGAGAAAACAAAAAAGAGGGGCAGTTCTTATGTGGCTTCTCGATGGAAACTGACAATATGCTAGAAAACTCAAAGGCTAAGCTCAGCAAGAAGAACGCTGATATGATAGTGGCTAACAACCTAAAGGATGCAGGGAGTGGCTTTAAGACAGATACTAATGCGGTTACTTTGATTACAAGGAATGGCCATAGATCACTAGAATTGAAATCAAAGGCTGAGGTTGCTAAGGAAATATTTGACGAAATTCTAGGTCTTATTTAG
- a CDS encoding rod shape-determining protein MreB (functions in MreBCD complex in some organisms) — protein MLNFLSAKDMGIDLGTANTLIYIKDNGIVLNEPSVIALDKRRNVTLAVGDDAKEMIGKAPANIMVVRPLQDGVISDFDRTGDMLRAFIDKAVGNKIKNFRVVVGVPSGVTEVEKRAVEGVVRQMGASEVYILEEPMAAAIGAGLDVDSSTACMICDIGGGTTDIAIIALGGIVASTSIRHAGDKFNEAIIQYVRKRYALMIGEKTAEMLKIEAGAACLDIDENGDEIIKTVQASGRDIISGLPKSIEVTNRDIMLGLQESIDIVIDGVKATIEKAPPEIAADIASSGMVLSGGGGRIYNLDKLIEKRTSIKATVAENTFEAVALGTGMSLNNIETLKIHASSVKRR, from the coding sequence ATGTTGAATTTTTTATCAGCAAAGGATATGGGTATTGATCTAGGTACTGCAAATACGCTGATTTACATTAAGGATAATGGAATTGTCTTAAACGAACCATCTGTAATTGCGCTAGATAAGAGGCGCAATGTAACTTTAGCTGTCGGTGACGATGCTAAGGAGATGATTGGTAAGGCACCAGCAAATATAATGGTTGTAAGACCTCTTCAGGATGGAGTAATTTCTGATTTTGATAGAACTGGAGATATGCTTAGAGCATTTATCGACAAGGCTGTCGGAAATAAGATTAAGAACTTCAGAGTAGTTGTTGGCGTTCCAAGCGGAGTTACCGAAGTAGAAAAAAGAGCTGTTGAAGGTGTTGTAAGACAGATGGGCGCATCTGAGGTTTACATTCTAGAAGAGCCTATGGCTGCAGCGATAGGTGCTGGTCTTGATGTTGATAGTTCAACTGCCTGCATGATATGTGATATAGGTGGAGGAACAACTGATATTGCTATTATAGCGCTTGGTGGTATAGTAGCTAGCACATCTATAAGACATGCGGGAGATAAGTTCAACGAAGCTATAATTCAGTATGTGCGTAAGAGATATGCTCTTATGATAGGTGAGAAGACAGCTGAGATGCTTAAGATAGAGGCTGGTGCAGCTTGCCTAGATATTGACGAAAATGGCGACGAAATCATCAAGACGGTTCAGGCTAGCGGCCGTGACATCATATCAGGATTGCCAAAGAGCATAGAAGTAACAAACAGAGACATTATGCTTGGCTTACAGGAGTCTATAGATATAGTCATAGATGGAGTAAAAGCAACAATAGAAAAAGCACCACCTGAAATCGCAGCAGATATCGCTTCAAGTGGTATGGTTCTCTCAGGAGGCGGCGGAAGAATTTATAATCTAGACAAGCTTATAGAGAAGAGAACAAGCATCAAGGCGACAGTTGCCGAAAATACATTTGAGGCAGTTGCCCTTGGAACTGGAATGAGTCTAAACAATATAGAAACCCTTAAGATTCATGCTTCCAGTGTAAAACGTAGATAG
- a CDS encoding translation initiation factor IF-2, whose product MAVKVFELARELEVQSKELLEKASGLGIELKSHMSTLSEGDIAKLKSAYGKGESKSNDSETTKPAAGRKRLPIGRPIVDDSYFANRNKAEESDKKAKPEVKKEKEENKAVASSKDVTSKEHSKTKEASKASEMPKEESKKPVKKEEKKPEPAKQETTADQNASGRRPIGVKIIKTADEVKAEEKKRVERAAKPASSEAKKSDDRRNTRPSRDAKSGEARGERRDRNDRNNRTDRNDRNDRNNSRNGRDSENKFSKDDRRQGGNSRYQDKDNKRTTSAGRIEGKPDSAKRDDKKKSFDKKEKHSKFDKFERKSLEKQVRNKHTKYKNNNVDVEPQIEEEVLPEGTIVLTVPITVAGFCEQTEVSTSKVIMSLMKLGIMANINQNIDEDTVMILAEEIGISVHIGKVEEENEETGIEVFEDDDKDLKPRPPIITVMGHVDHGKTSLLDAIRKTNVTSSESGGITQHIGASEVKVNGQKIVFLDTPGHEAFTAMRARGAHVTDIAVLVVAADDGVMPQTIESISHAKAAGVPIIVAINKMDKPAANPDRVKQELSEHNVLVEDWGGDVITVPVSAKSGEGIMNLLEMILLQAEVLELKANPSRLAMGSVIEARLDKSKGPVATLLVTNGTLESGQSIVAGTSAGRIRLMTDFRGKTIKKAGPATAVEILGLTDVPQAGDEFNAVKEDKIARDIAEKRKEKLREEVLAKNSSTTLEKLFSQIQEGDVKELNLIIKGDVQGSIGALVASLEKLNNDEVKVNIIHTGVGTVTESDIMLAGTSGAVIIGFNVRPSTAVQTLADRESIEIRTYRVIYDVIDDVENAMKGMLDPEYKEEILGKVEIRNTFKVPNVGIIGGAYVIEGKVQRNAEVRLVRDGIVIHEGKISSLKRFKDDAKEVAQGYECGIGIENYNDIKDGDLIECFHMVEIERK is encoded by the coding sequence ATGGCAGTGAAAGTATTTGAACTTGCCCGTGAACTAGAAGTTCAAAGCAAGGAGCTACTCGAAAAGGCTTCAGGACTGGGTATAGAGCTAAAGAGTCATATGAGCACATTATCCGAGGGTGATATTGCAAAGCTTAAGTCGGCATACGGCAAAGGTGAGTCTAAGAGCAATGATAGTGAAACAACAAAGCCAGCAGCTGGTAGAAAGCGTTTGCCTATTGGAAGACCGATAGTTGACGATTCCTACTTTGCAAATAGAAATAAAGCAGAGGAAAGCGATAAGAAAGCAAAACCTGAAGTTAAGAAAGAAAAAGAAGAGAATAAAGCAGTGGCAAGCAGCAAAGACGTGACATCAAAGGAACACTCGAAGACTAAAGAGGCATCAAAGGCTAGCGAGATGCCAAAGGAAGAGTCAAAGAAGCCTGTTAAGAAGGAAGAGAAGAAGCCTGAACCAGCAAAGCAGGAAACTACAGCTGATCAGAACGCTTCAGGAAGAAGACCTATCGGTGTTAAGATTATAAAGACAGCTGATGAGGTTAAGGCAGAGGAAAAGAAGCGTGTAGAAAGAGCAGCAAAGCCTGCATCATCTGAGGCAAAGAAGTCTGACGACAGAAGAAATACAAGACCAAGCAGAGATGCAAAGTCAGGCGAGGCTAGAGGCGAAAGACGCGATAGAAACGACAGAAATAACAGAACCGATCGTAACGATAGAAACGACAGAAACAACTCTAGAAACGGCCGTGACTCCGAGAATAAGTTTAGCAAGGATGATCGCAGGCAGGGTGGAAACTCAAGATATCAGGACAAGGACAATAAGAGAACAACTTCTGCAGGTAGAATCGAAGGCAAGCCAGACTCAGCAAAGAGAGACGACAAGAAGAAGTCATTCGATAAGAAGGAGAAACACAGCAAGTTCGATAAGTTCGAGAGAAAGTCACTTGAGAAGCAGGTTAGAAATAAGCACACCAAGTATAAGAACAACAACGTAGACGTAGAGCCACAGATTGAAGAAGAAGTATTACCAGAAGGCACAATAGTTCTTACAGTACCTATCACAGTTGCAGGCTTCTGTGAGCAGACAGAGGTTTCAACATCAAAGGTTATCATGTCTTTGATGAAGCTAGGTATAATGGCAAATATCAACCAGAACATCGATGAGGACACAGTTATGATTCTTGCAGAAGAAATTGGAATCAGTGTTCATATCGGCAAGGTTGAGGAAGAAAATGAAGAGACAGGAATCGAAGTATTCGAGGACGATGATAAGGATCTAAAGCCAAGACCACCTATTATCACTGTAATGGGCCACGTTGACCACGGTAAGACATCGCTACTTGATGCAATCAGGAAGACTAACGTTACTTCAAGCGAGTCAGGTGGAATTACTCAGCACATCGGTGCATCTGAGGTTAAGGTAAATGGGCAGAAAATCGTATTCCTAGATACACCAGGACACGAAGCATTTACAGCGATGAGAGCAAGAGGTGCTCACGTTACTGATATAGCAGTTTTAGTTGTTGCTGCAGATGACGGTGTAATGCCACAGACGATAGAGTCAATAAGCCATGCTAAGGCAGCCGGAGTTCCTATCATAGTTGCAATCAACAAGATGGATAAGCCAGCAGCTAACCCTGATAGAGTTAAGCAGGAGCTTTCAGAGCACAATGTACTAGTCGAAGATTGGGGTGGAGATGTAATCACAGTTCCAGTTTCAGCAAAGTCAGGCGAAGGAATAATGAACCTGCTTGAGATGATTCTGCTTCAGGCAGAGGTTCTTGAGCTCAAGGCTAACCCAAGTAGACTAGCTATGGGTTCAGTAATAGAGGCTAGACTAGATAAGTCAAAGGGCCCTGTAGCTACACTTCTTGTTACAAATGGTACACTTGAGAGCGGACAGAGCATCGTTGCAGGTACATCTGCAGGTAGAATCCGTCTGATGACAGACTTCAGAGGAAAGACTATAAAGAAGGCTGGTCCAGCTACTGCTGTTGAAATTCTTGGACTTACAGACGTTCCTCAGGCAGGTGATGAGTTCAATGCAGTTAAGGAAGACAAGATTGCAAGAGACATCGCTGAGAAGCGTAAAGAGAAGCTAAGAGAAGAAGTTCTCGCAAAGAATTCAAGTACAACACTAGAGAAGCTATTTAGCCAGATTCAGGAGGGTGACGTTAAGGAACTCAACCTAATCATCAAGGGAGACGTTCAGGGTTCAATCGGTGCCCTAGTCGCTTCACTAGAAAAGCTAAATAATGACGAGGTTAAGGTTAATATCATCCACACAGGTGTAGGTACAGTTACTGAATCAGATATCATGCTTGCAGGTACATCAGGTGCCGTAATCATCGGATTTAATGTAAGACCAAGCACAGCTGTGCAGACTCTAGCAGATAGAGAGAGCATAGAAATCAGAACATATAGAGTAATCTACGACGTAATTGACGATGTAGAAAACGCTATGAAGGGTATGCTCGATCCAGAGTACAAGGAAGAAATCCTTGGTAAGGTTGAAATCAGAAATACCTTCAAGGTACCAAATGTTGGAATCATCGGTGGTGCTTACGTTATTGAGGGTAAGGTTCAGCGTAACGCAGAGGTTAGACTTGTAAGAGATGGAATTGTTATTCACGAAGGAAAGATTTCATCACTTAAGAGATTTAAGGATGATGCAAAGGAAGTTGCTCAGGGATATGAGTGCGGTATCGGAATCGAAAACTATAACGATATCAAAGATGGCGATTTGATCGAGTGCTTCCACATGGTAGAGATAGAGCGAAAGTAA
- a CDS encoding translation initiation factor IF-3 — translation MTYFDAGSSGVRFLFIFGGTDIKENRINEEIREEQLRVIDEDGNMLGVMSREDALKLADEHKLDLVNISPNAVPPVCKILDYGKFRYEAQKREKEAKKKQKTTQVKEIRLSTFIEAHDIQVKASTASKFLKAGDKVKVSLRFRGRELGHTSLGREVMDKFAELCEDVAVVDKRPVMEGRSLVMFLAPKN, via the coding sequence ATGACATATTTTGATGCGGGCTCTTCAGGTGTCCGTTTTTTATTTATATTTGGAGGTACTGACATCAAAGAGAACAGAATAAACGAGGAAATACGCGAAGAACAACTTAGAGTTATAGACGAGGATGGCAACATGCTTGGAGTCATGAGCAGAGAGGATGCTCTTAAGCTTGCTGACGAGCACAAGCTAGATTTGGTGAACATCTCACCTAATGCTGTGCCACCGGTTTGTAAGATTTTGGACTACGGTAAGTTCCGCTACGAAGCGCAGAAGCGCGAAAAAGAAGCGAAGAAGAAACAGAAGACCACACAGGTTAAGGAAATCAGATTGAGCACTTTCATTGAGGCTCACGACATACAGGTTAAGGCAAGCACAGCATCTAAGTTCCTTAAGGCTGGAGACAAGGTTAAGGTAAGCCTTCGTTTCAGAGGAAGAGAACTTGGACATACTTCACTGGGTAGAGAAGTTATGGACAAATTTGCAGAGCTATGCGAGGATGTAGCAGTGGTTGATAAGCGCCCTGTTATGGAAGGTCGTAGCTTGGTGATGTTCTTAGCACCAAAAAATTAG
- a CDS encoding ribosome-binding factor A, with protein MGKGYRTKRLGEEIKRIISQLLLTEIKDPRLAGKFISITDVEVTSDGSYATCYVTVMSCTQGDRNIDIDDEQKSKDEKTEVIDGLKHAAGLMRTEISKKLSIRHVPELIFKIDSSMEYGNHIEKVIRELGEKNGK; from the coding sequence ATGGGAAAAGGATATAGAACAAAGAGACTCGGTGAAGAAATCAAAAGAATAATAAGCCAGCTTTTGCTTACCGAGATTAAAGACCCACGTCTAGCCGGAAAGTTTATCAGCATCACAGATGTTGAAGTTACTTCAGACGGCAGCTATGCAACCTGCTATGTGACAGTTATGTCATGTACTCAGGGAGATAGGAATATAGATATAGACGATGAGCAGAAAAGCAAAGACGAAAAGACTGAAGTTATAGACGGTCTAAAGCATGCAGCTGGACTTATGCGAACTGAGATTAGCAAGAAGCTTAGCATAAGACACGTGCCAGAGCTTATTTTCAAGATTGATAGCTCGATGGAATATGGAAATCACATAGAAAAGGTGATAAGAGAGCTTGGAGAAAAGAATGGGAAATAA